The Novosphingobium sp. Gsoil 351 genome contains the following window.
TTCCTCGACGAAGGTCTTCATGTAGCGTTCGGGATCCGATTTGAGCTGGCGCCAGACGTCCTTGTTCTCGATCAGCAGCTTCATTCCAGCGGTCAGCGCGTTCGTCGTCGTCTCGCTGCCGCCGACGAAAGTGTCGGCCATCATTTCGGCGTGGAGTTCCTCGTCGGTCAGCGCCCGGCCCCATTCGGGGATCACGGTGTTGACCAGCACGCTGATCAGCGAATCGTCCGGCTCCTTGCGCAACCGCTCGAAGATCGGCTGGAAATAGTGCTGCGCCTCGATCTCGCGGTCGACCATCTCGAGGTGCTGGTCCTCGGGCAGCATGAAGCTGATCCGCTGGAAGAACGCATCGGTCCAGCGCTTGATCGTCCAGGCATCCGCGCGCGGCGCGCCCATCTGCTCGCAGATGATGTAGAGCGGCAGCGGCACCGCGAACTGGCTGACCCACTCGCACCGGCCATCGGGCAGGAACGCGTCGATCAGTTCGTAGGCGAGGTTCTCGACACGCGGATCGATCTCCTTGATCCGGCTCGGCTTGAACGCCTCGTTGAACATTGCGCGCATCTGCTTGTGGTTGGGATCGTCGCGCCCGTTGAGCGTGCGCGCCGGAACCCAGCCCTTCTCGGCGAAACGCTGTTCTACCTTGAGCGCGCGCTCCACCGTGCCCGAACCCGCGCGAAACGGGGTGTCTTGCGAGGTGCTGGGGAACGCCACCGGATCGGTGAGCACGCGGCGGACATCCTCGTAGCGGGTGACGACCCACATCCCCGTGCCGGGGATTTCATAGGCCGGCGCCTCGTCGCGCAGCGTCTTGTAGGCGTCATAGGGACATTGCTGGAGCCCGGCATCGAACAGGTTGACCGCTGGCGCGGGTTTGACGGGAGCCTGGGTAGCCATCAGCGCACCTGGACCTTTTCCTGGCCCCATGGGGCGATGGTTTCCGCGGTCTGGAATGCGGGGGGCAGTTCCTCGACCATGTGCCACGTCGCCGCGAGCCGCCCGAAGCCGACGAAGAATGCCACCGTCATTCCCAACTCGACGATCTCCGCCTCGCTGAAATGCTTGCGCAGATCGGCGTAGATCGCATCGCCGATCGCGAGATGGTCGGTCGCCATCAACTCGCCATAGCGGATCGCCGCCTTCTCGGCATCGCTGAGGTTATCGGCCTCGTGCGGCTTGGCCAACGAGCAGACCAGGTCCTCGCTCAATCCGTCGGCGACCGCGTCGGAATAGCGGATCGCCATGCAGCTGCGGCACTGGTTGAAGAACGCGACGCGCAAGCGGACCAGCTCGACCAGGCGCTCGGGCAGCGCGCGGTTGCGCTTCAGCGCGCCGCCGAACTGCATCAGGCCCAGCGCCTGTTCGGGGCAATGCGCGAAGAACCGGGTCAGCCCCTGTTCCAGATCGCTGGCGGATTCGGGCCGGGCGGCCTCGCGCAGGCGGGGATCCCAATCCTCTGGAGCAAGCTTCGCGATCCGGGCCAAGGCCGATCCTCTCAAAAGGGGTGTGGTTATGTCGGCGAGGCTGGGGCGATACCCAGGCCGCCGCAATTGGCGGAATGGATAGAAGCCTGAGCCGATGGACCACCGCGTCAACCACGAACTCAGCCCGATGGCCTGCCCGCACACGCTGGCCGACGTCGACCTGTTCGGCCCCGGGGCGGCCGAGCACTGGTACGAGGCCTATCCGATCCTGCACGACGCCGCGCCGGTCGCGCGCCTGCCGGGCCAAGGTCTCACACCCGATCGCGACGCCTTCATCCTGACCAAATACGCCGACATCGCGCGAGTGGTGCGCGATTGGGAGCGGTTCCCGCCGACGCTGTCGCTGCTCGTCGCCCAAATCCAGCAGTCCGGAAAGATGGCGCGCGAGATGCCCGATATCGACGCGATGGTGCAGTCGATCGTCGCGCTGCGGCCCACTCCCGAGCTGTGGCGCGCGCACCGCCAGCAACTGACCGATCCGTGGGTCGGCCCCGGTGCGAAGCGGCACGAGGCGATGATCCGCGGCCACGTCGATGATTTGATCGCGGGCTTCGCGGACCGCGCAACGATCGATTTCGTCGCCGATTTCGCGCGCCCCCTGCCCCAGCGGACGATGGCCAGCGTGCTCGGCTTCCCGCTGGAGGACGTCACCCAGCTTGCCATCTGGGGCAACGCGCAGGTCATGTCCTACGTCCACGGCTGCGGGCACAACAACGTCCTGACCGCCGAACAGACCGCCGAGAAATTCCGCCTGCTCGCGGGTTTTTCGGACTACGTCCGCGACAAGGTGCGGGAAAAGCGCGCCGCGCCGCGCGACGACATGATCAGCTTTTTGACGCAGGTCCGCTACGAGGCGCTGGACCGCAAGCTGAGCGACGACGAGATCAACGGAATCGTCTACGCGATGGTGATCGGCGGGCTGGAGACCACGCAGTACGCATTGGCCGAGCAGGCGCAGATCGTTTGCGAGACGCCTGGCCTGTTCGACCGCCTCAAGGCCGACCGCGCATCGATCCGCCCGTTCATCGAAGAGGGGATGCGGCTGCGTTCGCCGACGCAGGGCCTCTCGACCCGGATCACCTCGCGCGACGAGGTGTTCCAGGGTGTGGAAGTGCCTGCTGGATCGACGCTTCACTTGCGCTGGGCCGCAGCGAACATCGATCCCGAGGAATTCGAGGACCCGCTGACGCTCAAGCTCGATCGCAAGGCGGTGACCCGGCACCTGGCCTTCTCCGCGGGGCCGCGGGTCTGCCCCGGGGCCGGGCTTTCGCGGCTAGAGCAGACGATCGCCTGGAACCGGCTGTGCGACGGCCTGGACGGGATCGCCTACGCGCCGGGCAACACTTTCCTTCACCAGCCCGGGATCATGCTCGGCACGATGGAACTGAAACTCGAACTGGAGCCGGCCGCATGACCACCTTGCTCGCGCACATCAAGATCAAGCCCGGCAAGGAAGCCAAGTGGGAGGCGATCATGCACGACATGGTCGCGCAGACGTTCGCCAACGAGGACGGCGTCGTCCGCTACGAATACTGGAAGGGCCAGGCGGTGAACGCCTATTATTGCCTGCTATCGTTCACCGACAAATGGGCGTTCTATGCGCACCAGATGTCCGATCACCACGAAGGCCACGACTTCGCCGACGTGCTTGCGGGGATCGAGCTCGAATACGTCGGTCCGGTGCAGGGAGCGGGCGGCGATCTTGCGCCGACGCTCGATCCGCCGCTGCCCGCCGACGCCAGCGAGGCGATGCGCACCGCGCAGGCCCGCTTCCCGCTGGCGATCCCGGCCTGGTGGAGCGGACGGCAATGACCCGCGATCCCGCGCTGCAGGAACTGCTCGACAAGCAGGCCATCGCCGAAGTGATCCAGCGCTATTCGCGCACGCTCGACTGGCTCGACGACGAAGGCCAGGCGAGCTGCTATTGGCCGGAGGCGGCGATCGACTATGCCTTCTTCACCGGCACGGCGGCGGAGTTCGTGCCGGTGGTGATGAAGATCGAGCGCTCAAGCCAGCGCCGCTGGCACATGCTCTCGAGTCTGGCGATCCGGCTGCATTCCCCAACGCGCGCCAGCACCGAATGCTATGGCCAGGCGACCGGGGTGCGCGAGAACGACGGGGTGTGGACCGGCAACCTCTTCGGCGGCCGCTATCTCGACGAATTCGAGAAGCGCGGCGATGAATGGCGGATCATCAAGCGCGACTACGTGATGGACTGGTCGATGCCGCTGGGCGTTCAGAACGACGGGACGCCCGACCCGGTGTTTCCGCTGCCGGTGCTGCGAATCGTGGAATCGGGGCATCCGAAGTACCGGGCGATGTAACTACCGCTTCGTGAACCCTGCGATGCGTTTCTCCATGTCCGGCCCGCGACCCTCGCCGTCCATCCATTCGGCGATCAGGGCGGCGTCTGCAGGCACGCCGTCGGCGCGTTCGAGCAGGCGCTTGTTGGCGGCATGACTGAAGTGCGATTGCGCGGCGACCTGCGCCGCCAGCCGTTCGATCTCGGTAGCGAACCCGTCATCCGGGATCGCATATTCGGCCAACCCGATCCGCACCGCTTCGGCCGCATCGATCATCTGCGCGGTGAACATCAGCCGCTTGGCGGTGGCGATGCCGACGCGGCGCGGCAGCCGCACGCTCATCCCCCACACCGGTGTCAGCGCAAACTTGGCATGGGTATCGCCGAACCGTGCGCCCTCGGCGGCGACGATGAAGTCCGCCGCCAATGCGACTTCGAGCGCGCCGGTGTAGCAATGTCCGTGAACCGCCGCGATCACCGGGATCGGCAGTTTTTCGAGCATCCGCAGCGTTTCCGAATGCCATCCGCGAGAAGGCGGACGCTCGCCCGCCGCGATATCGGCCAAGTCATGCCCCGCGGAGAAGCACTTGCCCGCGCCGCGCAGCACGATGCAACCTATGCCCTCGGCCGTCGCCAGATCGGCGATGTGGGCGCGCAATTCGCCAAATATGGCGACGGTCAGCGCGTTGAGCTTGTCGGGCCGGTTGAGGGTGAGTTGCACCCAGCCGTCGTGGTCTTCGCGCAAAACCTCGTCAGGCACCCGGTTCCTCCGGTTCGCTCGGGTCGCTATAGTCGCGGTAATACGTGAGCTTGCCGTCCGCCACCTTGTAAATCCCGCAGCCACCGCGCGTTCCCGCGGGCGAGTGCATCGTCCAGCGAGACCAACAGGAATGATCGTCGCCGCAGATCTCGTCGATGGTGAAGTGGATCTTCCGCTCGCCCATTTCCTTCACCATCGTGGTCATGAACGCCATGATCTCGTCGCGCCCGCGTCGCGTCCCCCAGACCACGTCCTCGACCACCGCATCTTCGGCGAACAGATCGACCAGTTTTGTGTAATCGCCGCCATCCTGGATTTGCCAGAACCGCTCGATCACGTCCTGCGCCTGTCCCGGCATCGTCCGTCTCCCGCTGATGTCCTGAGCGGTGCCACAGGGGGTGGGCCGCGTCCCCTGCGAAATCTGACAAGCCCGCGAGCGGCGCCGATGTGGTAAGAGCGGGTTCGAGGAGTTGCCAACGATGTCGACCGTGCCCCGTGTTTCATCGGCCATCCCGGGCGCGCCCGCCCATTTCGGATCGGTCCTCGCCCACCAACCGGCGCTCGCCGACCGCTTCGCCGATTTGTACGGCGCATTCTGGGCCAGCGACGTCCTTTCGGCGCGGGTCAAGGAGATCTGCCGGATGCGCAACGCGCGGATCACCGCCTGCGCGTTCTGCCGGCAGGTTCGCTTTGCCAAGCCGATCGCCGCCGGGCTCGACGAAACGGTGATAGACGACGTCACCGACGACTACCCCAACTCAGGCTCGTTGACCGAGGCCGAAAAGGCCGCGCTGCGCTTCACCGACGCGCTGATCTTCGATCCCGCGCTGTTCGACGAAGCGGCGTCGCGCGCCATCGACCGCCACTTCACGCGCGCGCAGTTCGCCGAGCTGACGCTGGGCGTAATGCTGTTCCTGGCGCTCGCCAAGGTGCTGATCACGCTCGGCTTGGAACCCGAACACCTCGACCGGACCGAACTGCCGACGCCGGCCCGGCGCACCTGGGGCGCATCCGCCACCGATGGGCCGCACGTCGCCATCGATCCCGCGGTCGAGCGCGTGCTCGGGGCCAGTCCGGAGCTGCTCGCCCGGTTCCGGCGGTTCTATGGAGAACTGTGGCGTGACGGCACCCTCGGCGCGGACCTGCTCGCCGCGGTCCAACAGCGGATCGCGCGAGTTCACGCGAACGGCGCGCCCGAGGCGCAGGCGCCACGGGACCCAAGCCGCGAAGCCTTGCTCGCCTATGCCGCGCAGATCCCGTTCGAGCACCACGCGATCACCGATGCCGCGGCGGCGCAGGTTCGCGAAACGCTGGGCGAGGACGGGTTCGTCGCGTTCACGGTCGCCGCCGCGCTATCCGATGCGCTGTGCCGGGCGCGCATGGTGCTCGAAAGCGCCACGGTCGACGCCGGCACGGCCTAGCCGAGTTCGCGTAACAGATTTCCGCCGGTCCAGCCGCGCGCGGCATCGGCGACCATCGCATAGAACCCGGTCAGCCCCGGCGTAGGTTCGTAGAGTTCGATCATGTGGCCGTGCGTGGCGGCGGCATCGACGAAGGCATAGCGCGTGCCGCCCGCGGTCTCGCTGAGCTGGGCCAGCGGCATTCCGGCGTCCTCGAAATGGCTCAGCGCCTCGTCCAGCCGATCGACCCAGACCGCGAGGTGGTGCAGCCCGAGGCGCCCCGAATCGACGGGATAGAGATCATGGAACGCGCTCGGGTCGGTGCCGTGCTGCTGGACGAATTCGACCATCACCTCGCCCCACTGGCCATAGGCGCTCGAGTGATCGTGCTGCACACGCACGCCGCGATGCTCGCTCCACGACAGCGGGACGTGGCGGCCGAGAAAGAACGGCCCCGAACCGAACGAGGCACTGTGCGCCCGCGCGGAGGCTTCGATGTCGGCGCAGAAATAGGCGATCTGGCGGACGGGCAGCGCCATCTCAATTGATCGCCCGTTCCCGCCCTTCCCAATACGGCACGCGCAGCTCTCGCCGGAGGATCTTGCCCGATGGATTGCGCGGCAGGGCGGCGATGAAATCGACCGACTTGGGGCACTTGTAGCCCGCGATGTGCTGGCGGGCGTGCGCGATCACCTCGGCCTCGCTCAACGTCTCGCCCGGCTTGACCACCACGCAGGCCTTGACCGCCTCGCCCCACTTGGCGTCTGGCACGCCGATGACGGCGACATCGGCCACTTTGGGGTGCGAATAGACGGCGTTTTCGACCTCGGCGGGATAGACGTTCTCGCCCCCGCTGATGATCATGTCCTTCACCCGGTCGTGGATGTAGAGATACCCGTCATCGTCGAAGTACCCCGCGTCGCCGGTGCGCAGCCAGCCTTCGGTGTCGATCGTCGCGGCGGTGGCATCGGGCAGGTTCCAGTAGCCGCGCATGTTCTTGGGGCTGCGCGTCGCGATCTCTCCGACCGTGTTGGCGGGAACCTCGTTGCCCTCGCCGTCGATGATCTTGACCTCGACGCCAGGCAACGGCTTGCCCACCGAGCGCATCCGCGGGCTGCCCTCGGGCACGTGATCCTCGGGATCGAGCGTGACGATGGTCCCGCTGGTCTCGGTCATCCCGTACATCTGGACGAAGCCGCAGCCGAACCGCTCCATCGCCGCGCGCATCAGCTCGAGCGGGATCGGCGAGGCGCCATAGGTGATGAACTTCAGCCGGCTGAAATCGACCTCGCCCACGCGCGGGTGGTTGAGCATGATCTGGATCGCGGCGGGGACGAGGAAGATTTTCGAGATGTTGTAGCGCGCGATCAGGTCGAGCGCCTGGGTGGGATCGTATTCGGGCAGCACGATCGAGCAGGTTCCCGCGGCGATCGTTCCGATCCCGGTGCCCGTGCCGCTGATGTGGAAGCACGGCATGGCCAGCAGCGTGACCTCGCCGGGGATCGGCTTCTGCCAGTCCTTGAGATCGGCCTCGTCGCGATGCCGCGAGGAGATGATCGAGCCGTGGGTCATCACCGCGCCCTTGGGCCGTCCGGTCGTTCCCGAGGTGTAGAGCTGGAGCGCGTCGTCCTCGGGCGCCACGGGAACTAGGGGGTCGGTGGCCGGAAACCCATCGCGCCACCGGCGATAATCGGTGAAGGCCGCGTCTCCCGCGTCGATCCCGATCACCGAGGCGACGTGCGCGAAATCGCCGCGCACCTTGTCCAGCATCTCGGCGAAGCCTTCGCCGACGAACAGCACTTTCGCCTGGCAATCGTTGACGATGTAGGCGACCTCGGGCGGGGCCAGCCGCCAGTTGACCGGGGTCATCACCGCGCCGAGCTTGGCCGCGGCGATCAGGACCTCGAAATAGAGCGGATGGTTCTTGCCCAGGTAGGCGATGCGGTCGCCCTTGCCGACACCGAGCGCGGCCAGGCCCTGCGCCGCGCGGTTGCTACCGGCGTCGAGCTCGCCGAAAGTAAGATTCTCGTCGCCAAAGCTGAAGGCCGCGGTATCCGGCTGGGTTCGCGCGTGCTCGCGCACCAGATCGCCCAAGGCCTGAGGCAACGCGGTCGCCGCTTCGGTCATCACCTCATCCTGTCCCATGGTCACCGGTTTACCCGCGCCCGGTCGCGCGGCCATTGGCACAATTCATAGCACCGGTTCGCCGCTCGCCGGGCTACAACGCTGGCGTGAGCGAGCAAGATCCACCGGCAGGGTTCGAGCCCGCCAATTTCTCGCCGGGCTTTCTGGACCGCGGTGGGCCATACTGGCTGGGCAAAGCGGATGGCCGGACGATCGTCGGCCTGCGCATCGGCGAAGGCCACCTCAACTATCAGGATGCCGCGCATGGCGGAGTGCTGACGACGTTTGCCGACGTCGCGCTGTCCTTCGCATTGTTCGCCAGCGAGCAACCACCGCTGCCCGTCGCCACCGCGACGCTGACGGTCAACTTCCTCGGCGCCGCCAGGCTCGGCGACTGGCTCGAGGCCGAGGCGCGGATCGACCGGATCGGCAAGCGGATCGGCTATGCCAGCGGCGCAATCCGCTGCGGGCATGAGACGATCGCCACGATGTCCGGGGTGTTCAGCATTCTGCGCCGCTAGAGCCAGTCCGTGACCACCGCGGTCGAGGGATCGCGCCCATCATGATAGCCGCAGGCGCCCTCGGGCATACCCGCCAAGTCCGCCTCGCCGATCACGCGGTATTCCCGCCAGTCGTAAAGCCCCTGACGGCTGGCGATCCGCCATAGGCGGCCCCGCCGCTCGAACCGGTCGACATAGCGCCCGGCGATGATCGCAGCGTAGGTTTCGCCGCGATCGGGAAATACCTCGGGGCGTGGGTAACCGGCTGGGACAATGTGCATCGCGGTCAGATAGGTTTCGCAGTGTGCAGTATCGGCGTCCGCGAACCCGATCAGCGTCTGGCCGAGCTGGTGCTGGGTGGCGGTGCAGGGATCGATGATCGCGCGCGCCTGTTCGACAAAACCGCGCCAGTCGCCGACCACCGGACCGAAGCCGAAAGTCGCGTCGGGGTGGAACAATCGCTCCATCATGCCCCACCGCCGCCGGTCGATGGCGTGGGCGTAGAGAGCGACGATCTCGCGGATCGCCTCGCGGTCTTCCAGGCGCATGGTCATGTCACAAGCTCCACGATGGCTTTGCCCAGGCTCGCCCCCGTCAGCATCCGGCGATAGCCGACGAGGACGTTTTCCAGGCCGGAGACGCTGTCGTATGGCAGGCGCAGCCGTCCCGCATCGTACCATGTCCGCAACCGCGCGGTGAGCTCCGGGCCCTTGTCCATGAAATCGGGCGAGAAGAACCCTTCGATCCGCAGCCGCCGCATCAGAACCTGGTCGTACTCGCGCGGGGCGGTGCGCTGGCCGGTCGTGTAGTCGGAAACCAGCCCGCACACGGCGACACGCCCGTAATGGTTCATCTTGGGCAGGACCTCGTCGAGCAGCGGCCCGCCGACATTATCGAAATAGACGTCGATCCCGCCGGTTTCGGCCAGCCTGGCCGCGACGTCGCCGGCCTTGTAGTCGATCGCCCCCGCCAGCCCGAATTCTTCGACCAATGCGCGGCGCTTGGCCGCCCCGCCCGCGATGCCCCAGACGGTGCAGCCCAGCGCGGCGGCGACCTGGCAGGCGAGCAGTCCGGTCGCGCCCGCCGCCGCAGAGACCAGCACGGTCTCGCCGGGCTTGGCGGCGCCGGTGCGCTCGATCCCCCACAGCGCGGTCCACCCGTTCATCCCCAGCTCGCCGACCCAGGCACGCTTGTCGGCGACACTCTCGTCGAGCTCGACCGCGCCGGCCAAGACTGGATCGATCGTGCTGTAGTCCGCCCACTGGCCGAACGCCCGCACCAGCGTGCCTTCGGCGAAGTCCTTGTGCCGGGTCGCGACCACTCGTCCGATGACCAGCCCGACCATCGTCGAGCCCAGCGGCAGCGGCGGCTGATAGCCGTCGGTGCGGTCGCTCATCCACATCCGCGTGCCCGCATCCATCGAGAGCAGTTCGTTGCGCAACACGATCTGCCCGTCGCCGGGCGCGGCGAGCGGTGATTCGGCGAGCGTCAGCGCGTCTTCGAACGCATCGCCTTGCGGGCGCGCGTCGAGCCGCCAGTGGCGGTTCACTATGGTCATCTTTGGGGATGTCCTCCCGCGAACCGCCATCGCCAACCAGCGAAATGGCTAGGCCGCTATCAAATTCGCCCGGTGCGGCTGGCGGGGTGCGACCATAGGCTGGCGGCAAGAACCAAACTCATCGGGAGAATTCGCACATGGCCCTCATCACCGTCGTCGGCGCATCGGGTCGCCAGGGCATGGCGCAAGTCCGCCAGGCGCTCGCCGCCGGGTACGATGTCCGTGCCCTGTCGCGCCATGAGGACCCGTTCGCCGGGGCGCGGATCGACGGGGTCGAGCGCGTCGAAGTCCGACCGATCGATCTTTACGAGCCCGAGACCTATACCGCCGCGTTCGAGGGCAGCGACTACATCTTCTACACCCACCCCCTCCAGGCCCGCGCCGACCGGGCGGTGCTGGTCGGCGAGGTCGGCAAGGCCGGTGCCGCCGCCGGGGTCAAGCGGGTGGTGTGGAACACGTCTAGCTGGATTCCCGACAAGCCCGGCGATGCGCATACTTACGCCGGCAACACCGCCGGGATCAACGCGCTGTGGCGCTCGGGCGCGCCGGGCACGGTGTTCGGATCGGTGCTGTTCATGGACAATTTGCTGACCAACTGGGCGCGTCCGTTCATCGTCAACGAGGATCGCTACGTCTATCCGCACAACCCCAGTCTGGAGGCCAACTGGATCAGCCTGGACGACGTCGCGAAATTCATGCTCGCCTCGATCGAGCGGCCCGACATGGAGGGCGCGTGGCTCAACATAGGCGGACCGGAGCGGCTCGTGGGCAAGCAGGTGACCGAGGTACTCTCGAAGACCTTCAAGAAGCCGATCAAGTACGATCCGTGCACCCCACAGGAATTCGGCGACTATCTGGTCCGGGCGGCCGGCGACGAAATGCCGCCGGAGAACCGCAAGGACTTCGCCGCCGGGATCGCCGCGTTCTACGAATACAACAACACCGCCCCGACCAAGCCGTTCAGCGTCGACATGGACCACGTCTACGAGCGGTTCCCGGAGCTCGAAGGCAAGCTTGAACCGCTGCA
Protein-coding sequences here:
- a CDS encoding carboxymuconolactone decarboxylase family protein is translated as MARIAKLAPEDWDPRLREAARPESASDLEQGLTRFFAHCPEQALGLMQFGGALKRNRALPERLVELVRLRVAFFNQCRSCMAIRYSDAVADGLSEDLVCSLAKPHEADNLSDAEKAAIRYGELMATDHLAIGDAIYADLRKHFSEAEIVELGMTVAFFVGFGRLAATWHMVEELPPAFQTAETIAPWGQEKVQVR
- a CDS encoding nuclear transport factor 2 family protein; the encoded protein is MPGQAQDVIERFWQIQDGGDYTKLVDLFAEDAVVEDVVWGTRRGRDEIMAFMTTMVKEMGERKIHFTIDEICGDDHSCWSRWTMHSPAGTRGGCGIYKVADGKLTYYRDYSDPSEPEEPGA
- a CDS encoding fatty acid--CoA ligase yields the protein MTEAATALPQALGDLVREHARTQPDTAAFSFGDENLTFGELDAGSNRAAQGLAALGVGKGDRIAYLGKNHPLYFEVLIAAAKLGAVMTPVNWRLAPPEVAYIVNDCQAKVLFVGEGFAEMLDKVRGDFAHVASVIGIDAGDAAFTDYRRWRDGFPATDPLVPVAPEDDALQLYTSGTTGRPKGAVMTHGSIISSRHRDEADLKDWQKPIPGEVTLLAMPCFHISGTGTGIGTIAAGTCSIVLPEYDPTQALDLIARYNISKIFLVPAAIQIMLNHPRVGEVDFSRLKFITYGASPIPLELMRAAMERFGCGFVQMYGMTETSGTIVTLDPEDHVPEGSPRMRSVGKPLPGVEVKIIDGEGNEVPANTVGEIATRSPKNMRGYWNLPDATAATIDTEGWLRTGDAGYFDDDGYLYIHDRVKDMIISGGENVYPAEVENAVYSHPKVADVAVIGVPDAKWGEAVKACVVVKPGETLSEAEVIAHARQHIAGYKCPKSVDFIAALPRNPSGKILRRELRVPYWEGRERAIN
- a CDS encoding nuclear transport factor 2 family protein, encoding MTMRLEDREAIREIVALYAHAIDRRRWGMMERLFHPDATFGFGPVVGDWRGFVEQARAIIDPCTATQHQLGQTLIGFADADTAHCETYLTAMHIVPAGYPRPEVFPDRGETYAAIIAGRYVDRFERRGRLWRIASRQGLYDWREYRVIGEADLAGMPEGACGYHDGRDPSTAVVTDWL
- a CDS encoding SDR family oxidoreductase, which gives rise to MALITVVGASGRQGMAQVRQALAAGYDVRALSRHEDPFAGARIDGVERVEVRPIDLYEPETYTAAFEGSDYIFYTHPLQARADRAVLVGEVGKAGAAAGVKRVVWNTSSWIPDKPGDAHTYAGNTAGINALWRSGAPGTVFGSVLFMDNLLTNWARPFIVNEDRYVYPHNPSLEANWISLDDVAKFMLASIERPDMEGAWLNIGGPERLVGKQVTEVLSKTFKKPIKYDPCTPQEFGDYLVRAAGDEMPPENRKDFAAGIAAFYEYNNTAPTKPFSVDMDHVYERFPELEGKLEPLQEWADRQDWSESNHRPAFG
- a CDS encoding nuclear transport factor 2 family protein yields the protein MTRDPALQELLDKQAIAEVIQRYSRTLDWLDDEGQASCYWPEAAIDYAFFTGTAAEFVPVVMKIERSSQRRWHMLSSLAIRLHSPTRASTECYGQATGVRENDGVWTGNLFGGRYLDEFEKRGDEWRIIKRDYVMDWSMPLGVQNDGTPDPVFPLPVLRIVESGHPKYRAM
- a CDS encoding cytochrome P450 produces the protein MATQAPVKPAPAVNLFDAGLQQCPYDAYKTLRDEAPAYEIPGTGMWVVTRYEDVRRVLTDPVAFPSTSQDTPFRAGSGTVERALKVEQRFAEKGWVPARTLNGRDDPNHKQMRAMFNEAFKPSRIKEIDPRVENLAYELIDAFLPDGRCEWVSQFAVPLPLYIICEQMGAPRADAWTIKRWTDAFFQRISFMLPEDQHLEMVDREIEAQHYFQPIFERLRKEPDDSLISVLVNTVIPEWGRALTDEELHAEMMADTFVGGSETTTNALTAGMKLLIENKDVWRQLKSDPERYMKTFVEEVVRLESPVQSLMRFVAKDTEMGGVTIPGGAMVNVRFAAANRDERAFECPEKLDLERAKAGSHMGFGSGPHHCLGAPLARRELTWGFTAVVDRFEDMWFAAGKNDFAIRPHFLLRSMAELHIEFEPRKR
- a CDS encoding cytochrome P450 is translated as MDHRVNHELSPMACPHTLADVDLFGPGAAEHWYEAYPILHDAAPVARLPGQGLTPDRDAFILTKYADIARVVRDWERFPPTLSLLVAQIQQSGKMAREMPDIDAMVQSIVALRPTPELWRAHRQQLTDPWVGPGAKRHEAMIRGHVDDLIAGFADRATIDFVADFARPLPQRTMASVLGFPLEDVTQLAIWGNAQVMSYVHGCGHNNVLTAEQTAEKFRLLAGFSDYVRDKVREKRAAPRDDMISFLTQVRYEALDRKLSDDEINGIVYAMVIGGLETTQYALAEQAQIVCETPGLFDRLKADRASIRPFIEEGMRLRSPTQGLSTRITSRDEVFQGVEVPAGSTLHLRWAAANIDPEEFEDPLTLKLDRKAVTRHLAFSAGPRVCPGAGLSRLEQTIAWNRLCDGLDGIAYAPGNTFLHQPGIMLGTMELKLELEPAA
- a CDS encoding VOC family protein, whose translation is MALPVRQIAYFCADIEASARAHSASFGSGPFFLGRHVPLSWSEHRGVRVQHDHSSAYGQWGEVMVEFVQQHGTDPSAFHDLYPVDSGRLGLHHLAVWVDRLDEALSHFEDAGMPLAQLSETAGGTRYAFVDAAATHGHMIELYEPTPGLTGFYAMVADAARGWTGGNLLRELG
- a CDS encoding enoyl-CoA hydratase/isomerase family protein, which encodes MPDEVLREDHDGWVQLTLNRPDKLNALTVAIFGELRAHIADLATAEGIGCIVLRGAGKCFSAGHDLADIAAGERPPSRGWHSETLRMLEKLPIPVIAAVHGHCYTGALEVALAADFIVAAEGARFGDTHAKFALTPVWGMSVRLPRRVGIATAKRLMFTAQMIDAAEAVRIGLAEYAIPDDGFATEIERLAAQVAAQSHFSHAANKRLLERADGVPADAALIAEWMDGEGRGPDMEKRIAGFTKR
- a CDS encoding carboxymuconolactone decarboxylase family protein, with the translated sequence MSTVPRVSSAIPGAPAHFGSVLAHQPALADRFADLYGAFWASDVLSARVKEICRMRNARITACAFCRQVRFAKPIAAGLDETVIDDVTDDYPNSGSLTEAEKAALRFTDALIFDPALFDEAASRAIDRHFTRAQFAELTLGVMLFLALAKVLITLGLEPEHLDRTELPTPARRTWGASATDGPHVAIDPAVERVLGASPELLARFRRFYGELWRDGTLGADLLAAVQQRIARVHANGAPEAQAPRDPSREALLAYAAQIPFEHHAITDAAAAQVRETLGEDGFVAFTVAAALSDALCRARMVLESATVDAGTA
- a CDS encoding putative quinol monooxygenase; protein product: MTTLLAHIKIKPGKEAKWEAIMHDMVAQTFANEDGVVRYEYWKGQAVNAYYCLLSFTDKWAFYAHQMSDHHEGHDFADVLAGIELEYVGPVQGAGGDLAPTLDPPLPADASEAMRTAQARFPLAIPAWWSGRQ
- a CDS encoding NADP-dependent oxidoreductase translates to MTIVNRHWRLDARPQGDAFEDALTLAESPLAAPGDGQIVLRNELLSMDAGTRMWMSDRTDGYQPPLPLGSTMVGLVIGRVVATRHKDFAEGTLVRAFGQWADYSTIDPVLAGAVELDESVADKRAWVGELGMNGWTALWGIERTGAAKPGETVLVSAAAGATGLLACQVAAALGCTVWGIAGGAAKRRALVEEFGLAGAIDYKAGDVAARLAETGGIDVYFDNVGGPLLDEVLPKMNHYGRVAVCGLVSDYTTGQRTAPREYDQVLMRRLRIEGFFSPDFMDKGPELTARLRTWYDAGRLRLPYDSVSGLENVLVGYRRMLTGASLGKAIVELVT
- a CDS encoding PaaI family thioesterase — encoded protein: MSEQDPPAGFEPANFSPGFLDRGGPYWLGKADGRTIVGLRIGEGHLNYQDAAHGGVLTTFADVALSFALFASEQPPLPVATATLTVNFLGAARLGDWLEAEARIDRIGKRIGYASGAIRCGHETIATMSGVFSILRR